GACGATCTGGTCGGCCATTGTTGCCGGCACCACGATCTCGAGCTTGATCTTGGGCACAAAGTTCACGGCGTATTCGGCCCCACGGTAGATTTCGGTGTGACCGGACTGTGAGCCGAAGCCCTTGATTTCGGTCACCATCATGCCGCGCACGCCAGCTTGGGTCAGTGCCTCGCGCACCTCCTCCAGCTTGAACGGCTTGATTGTCGCAATGATCAGTTTCACGTCTTTCCCCTCTGATTGTCCGGCGGGACCGGTTTGTTTGCACCTGCAGAAAAAAAGCGTGAGAGAGTGGTGTAAGAAACGGTGACGGGTCGTAATTGCGCAGCAAAATGGCGCGATGTTGCACAATTTTTGCACAAAACATGCAAGATGACCAAAAAACAGGCAAATTAATGAGGGGAAATTCCGGAAATTCGGACCTCTACATAGACGGGTCGCCGGGGTATGGTGGCGCAAAAGAACAACGGGCAGAGTTTGAGCATGACTGAGTCCAAGCGCCAGAAGCCGCGATTGGTTGCGGACAAAAGATACCCGTCCAAAGGGCGTAAACCGTCGGCGCCCAAGCGCCCGTCGGGTAAGAAATCGACTGCGCGCAAGACCACCACCCGCAAAACAACGCGAAAGACCAAACGCAAAAGATCGGGTGGAAACGGAGGTGGGTTCTTCCGTCGTCTCTTCCGCTGGATCTGGAGGCTAATCTGGGGTTTGACTTGGCGTGTGGGGGCAATAGTAGTCGCGCTGATCGCCTTGGCGGTCGGCATCGTCTATACAACTCTGCCCGACGTGGATGCCTTGTTGGACGGGCGCGCGCGCGGGTCAGTGACCTTGCTGGATCGCGATGGCAAGGTTTTTGCCTGGCGCGGGGATCAGTTTGGCGGGGTGATAACAGCGGATACAGTCTCGCCCCATCTGAAGAACGCGGTGATCGCGACCGAGGACAAGCGATTCTATCGCCATTTCGGTGTCAGCCCGCGCGGTGTGGCCAGTGCCGTACGCATCAACCTAAGCGAAGGGCGCGGGCCGTTGTCAGGCCATGGCGGGTCAACCATCACCCAACAGACAGCCAAGTTGCTGTGTCTTGGAGAGCCTTATGATCCGTCTGAATGGGAATCTGAAGCTGCTTACGAGGCCGATTGCCGCCAGGGCTCGCTTTGGCGCAAAGCCAAGGAAGCCGTTTACGCCATGGCGATGGAGGTCAAATACTCCAAGGACGAGGTTCTGACGATCTACCTGAACCGGGCCTTCTTGGGTGCAGGCGCGCGCGGGTTCGAAGCGGCCAGCCAGCGGTACTTTGGCAAATCCGCAGCCGAAGTTTCCCCTGCTGAGGCCGCGATGCTGGCCGGTTTGCTGGTTGCTCCCACGCGTTATGCACCGACGAATAACCTGCAACGATCTCAGGACCGGGCACGGCTTGTGATCGGTCTAATGGAGGACCAGGGCTATTTGACCGCAGCACAAGCCAGCGAAGCACGCACCAGACCGGCCGAGCTTTCAGAAGCTGCCGCTGCGCGCGCGGGCGGCTATTTCGCGGACTGGGTCATGGCAAGCGGGCCCGAGTTCTTTACGCGCAACACCACCGAGGATGTAGTGATCCGAACCACTCTGGATCAGCGTATCCAAACCTCCGCTGAAGAAGCGCTGAAGTTCATCTTTCAGGAAAAGGTGCGCGAAGGGTCCGAGGCGCAGGCCGCGATTGTCGTGATGTCTGCGGACGGTGCAGTGCGCGGCATGGTTGGTGGACGCAAGACGCGGGTTTCAGGTGCGTTTAACCGGGCGACACAGGCGTTGCGTCAGACAGGATCGTCTTTCAAACCGTTCGTCTATGCCACCGCGCTGGAGCTTGGGTATTCACCTTTGGATACCGTGATTGATGAACCTTATTGCGTGAACATTCCCGGTTCAGGTCAATGGTGCCCCAAGAACTACACCAACAAGTTTTATGGGCAGGTGACGTTGGCAGATGCGCTGATGAACTCTTTAAACATTCCGGCAGTGAAAGTAGCCGAGATTTCGGGTTTGGATAACGTCCGCACCGTCGCAAGCGGCTTTGGTATTGCCAGCGATCTGGCGCAGGGTCCGGCCTTGGCGCTGGGCGCGTCGGAAAGCACGTTGATCGAGATGACCGGAGCGTATGCCGGTATTCTGAACGGTGGGTCGGCAGTAGAGCCTTATGGCCTGACCGAACTGAAGCTCTTGGGTGATGACACGCCTGTCATGGTCACAACGACCGGTATTGGTGAGCGGGTCATCAACGACGCTGCCGCCAAACAGCTGACCTGGATGATGGAGCGTGTGGTGTCCGAAGGCACCGGCGGGCGTGCCAAGCTTCCGGGTTGGCAGGTGGCAGGCAAGACCGGAACAACACAGGCCGCGCGGGATGCGTGGTTCATCGGCTTTACGGCTGATTATGTAACCGGCGTTTGGATGGGGTATGACGACAACACACCATTGTCTGGCGTAACCGGGGGCGGGCTGCCTGCTGAAATCTGGAAAGAGACCATGCTGCGTGTCACCGAAGGGATGACGCCCACACCTTTGCCGATGATGGCACCGGAACCACCAGTTCAGGTTGCGCAACCACAGCCCCGGCGCAGGGGAGGCGGCTTTGCCGAGGATATCAATAACCTGCTGAGAAACATATTCGGCGGCAACTAACAAAAAAGGCGGTGCACCGGGCACCGCCTTTTGTCGTTCGTTTCTTGCGTGGTTTAGACGCTGGCATCCAAAGCTGCCAGGATCGCGTCACCCATTTCGGTGGTAGACACCGGTGTGACGCCTTCATCCGCCAGCAGGTCGCCGGTGCGGACACCATCAGCCAGAACTTTCTCGATTGCGGCTTCAAGGCGGTCTGCTTCTTCACCCTGATCAAAGCTGTACCGCAGCGCCATGGCAAAGCTGAGGATACAGGCGATCGGGTTGGCTTTGCCTTCACCCGCAATATCCGGGGCCGAGCCGTGCACCGGTTCGTACATTGCCTTCGGGCGGCCATTGGCCATCGGAGCGCCCAGCGAGGCTGAAGGCAACATGCCCAGAGAGCCCGTTAGCATCGCGGCGCAGTCGGACAGGATGTCACCAAACAGGTTGTCGGTCAGGATAACGTCGAACTGCTTGGGTGCGCGTACCAGCTGCATGGCGCCGTTGTCGGCGTACATATGGCTCAGCTCAACCTCGGGGTAGTCGGCGGCGACACGATTTACGACTTCACGCCACAGGATCCCGGATTCCATGACGTTGGCTTTTTCCATTGAGCACAGCTTTTTGTTCCGGCGCATGGCCAGTTCAAAGGCCGAGCGTGCGGCGCGTTCAATCTCGGATTCGGTGTAACGCTGAGTGTTGATGCCGACGCGTTCATTGCCTTCCTCAAAGATGCCGCGCGGCTCGCCGAAATAGACGCCCGAGGTCAGCTCGCGCACGATCATGATATCCAGACCGGCAACGATATCCTTCTTCAGCGACGAGAAATCGGCCAGCGCGTCAAAGCACTGGGCCGGGCGCAGGTTCGAATACAGGTCCATCTCCTTGCGCAAGCGCAGCAACCCGCGCTCGGGCTTGAGGCTGAAATCCAGATCGTCGTATTTCGGGCCGCCAACAGCGCCCAGCAGAACCGCGTCCACCTCTTGCGCTTTGGCCATCGTCTCATCAGACAGCGGCTTGCCGTGGGCGTCATAGGCGGCACCGCCGACCAGATCCTCGCTCACTTCAAATTGAAGACCGCGATTGGTGCTGAACCAATCGATGATTCTGCGCACTTCGGCCATAACTTCCGGGCCAATTCCGTCTCCGGGCAGGATGAGGAGCGAGGGGTTGGACATGAAGGGTCTCCTTGCGTTTTGTTGCACAGGCCCTAGCGTCTGCGGTGCATCGGGTCAATGAGACGAACCCGTCAAAACACGAGGAAAACACATGCTGACACCTGGAAACCCGGTTCCTGCGCTGAAAATCGAAACCGTGGCGCATGGCCGCTTCGATCTTGAGGCGGACAAGGGCGAAAACGGGACTCTGGTGATTCAATATCGCGGGCTTCATTGCCCGATCTGCATCAAGCAGATGACCGAGGTCGAGGCGGCGCTGGACGATTTTGCGGCGCTGGGCGTCGAGGTCATCATGATCACAACCGATACCGCCGAACGTGCCGCCGAAACAGCCGAGAAAGCCGGGGCAAAACGACTGCGCGTGGGTCACAGCCTGCCATTGGCCGCCGCGCGCGAGGATTGGGGTCTGAACATCTCGACCAAGCGCGAGGGCAGCGCCGAGCCGGACCTTTTCGCAGAGCCCGGTCATTTCTATATCGCACCCGATCAGACGCTCTATTACGCGTGGCAGCAAACCACACCGTTTGGGCGCCCTTCCATGGCGGATATTGCGGGTGGTCTGAAGTTCACACTGGGCAACAACTACCCTGCGCGCGGGACTTATACAGGGCCGCTTTGACCTTCAAAGACTGGCTTTGAGTCCTTCGGCCAAAAGATCCCAGACCCTGCGAATACGCGGGGTCTGGCGCATGGCTTGCGGCGCGGCCAGCCACACCGGCATTTTCTTGATCTCGACCCCAATATCCAGAATTTCGACCAGAGGATCGGCCTCGGCCACCTGAATCTGACTGAATCCCAGTCCGCAGCCTGCCCGGATCAATTCCCAATACACGGTCTGGTGGTCGCATCGGGTGGCAAAGGCATCGCGCCCAACGTTCCAACCCCTTTCCTGCATCGAAGCAATGATGCGGTCATCCGCATCAAACCCCACCAGATCATGCTGGAACACTTCTTCAGGCGAGGTCGGGCGACCTGCGCGATCCAAATAGCTTTTGGCGGCGCAAAAACATAACGAGATCTCACCCAGATGTCGGGTCAGAATGTCCATCTGCTCGGGGCGGTACATGCGCACGGCAATATCGGCTTCTCGGAACAGCAGGTTTTCGGTGGCGTCCGTGGCAACCAGTTCCAGCTGAATCGCAGGTTCCTGTTGCCGGATATGGGCCAGTATCGGCGGTAGGATGTGGTTCGATGCAAAGACCGACGCGGTAATGCGCACCGTTCCGTCCAACTGCTGCGACTGACCAGCTGCCGTCATGCTGAAGGCGTTCATTGCCGTGTGCATCTGTTGCGCCATTGGCAGCAATTGATGACCCACATCGCTTAGCTTTAGCCCTCTTGCGTGTCGTTCGAAAAGAGAAACCTCCAGCTCGGCTTCCAGGGTTTGAATCTGTCGTCCCAATGTGGGCTGGCTGCGCTCCAGCTGTCGGGCTGCGGCAGAAAGGGATCCGGTTTCGGCCACCGCCAGAAAGCTTTGAATCAGGGACCAGTCGGCATGTGTAAGGGCTTTGTCCATTCAAAAATGAATACATGATCTGCAATTTGGGGCAATTCCCTATTGCTTTCCTTAAGGTAATCTCTGCCCCAACAGGAGGGAGCCATGCCACAATCTGTACTTATTCTGGGGGCCACAGGCCGATTTGGTCGCAACGCCGCGTTGGCGTTTCGCAATGTGGGGTGGACCGTGCACAGCTTTGACCGAACGCGCGATACGTTGGAACAGGCTGCGCGCGGAGTGGACGTTATCGTCAATGGCTGGAATCCATCCTACCCCGATTGGGCGCGTCTCGTGCCGGGGCTGCACCAACAGGTGATTAAGGTGGCAGAGGAGACCGGGGCAACCGTTTTGGTGCCGGGAAACGTCTATGTCTTTGGACCTGAAGCACCGGGTCCTTGGTATGGTGGAACACCGCACAAGGCGCGCAACCCTTTGGGTCGTGTCAGAATAGAGATGGAGGAAGCCTATCGCCGCTCGACCGCGCGTACCATCATTCTGCGTGCCGGGGATTTCATTGACACATGTGCCTCGGGCAACTGGTTTGATCAGGTCATGATAAAACATCTTGCCAAAGGACGGCTAGTCTACCCCGGCAACCCTGACATCCCGCATGCATGGGCCTATCTGCCCGATCTTGCCCATGCCGCCGTGCTGTTGGCCGAAAAGCGTCATGAGTTGCCCCGGTTTTGCGATGTCCCATTCGAAGGTTACACCTTGACCGGATCACAGATTGCACGCGCGCTGTCGCGGGTCACAGGACGGTCAATAGCTGTGAAGCCAATGCAGTGGTGGCCCTTGCATTTGGCTCGACCATTTTGGCGTATGGCCCCGCACCTGGTTGAGATGCGGTATCTTTGGCAGGTGCCTCATCAGTTGGACGGCACGCACCTTACCGAGTTGCTGGGCGCGGTGCCGCAGACTGATTTGGATGTTGCCCTGTGTTCTGCGATTCCAACGCAGCTTGTAGCCCCACCGCCCGCGACCCGGTCCGTCGGCGGCGGTCTGTTGAAAGCTGCCAACAACTGACCTTCGTCGCGTTTACTTTGGACGGTGAGAGGTACGCGGCTCAAGAGCGCGCCAGACCTCGCGCTGCCAGTCCAATTGGCTGTGGCGGAGCGGCGGATGCCGCTACGAACAGTTTCCATGATTATTGGATCCGATCCTTCAACGGGTGAGCCAACACCCCAGAAGGATCAACCATCGCGTCGCCCGAGGTTTTATGACCTCGACCTGTTTGTCGGCAAAAACCCTGAGAGCTGTGGCTCACGAGGCGTGTTGACCCACAGCTCACGGTCCGGGTGCATACCGCCACCGCGCACAGCGGGCACGGCAGATGACCGCATCCGGTGCAAAAGGCGGGTATCCGCTGTACCGCAATTTGGATGGACGCCGCCGTTTCCAGCCACCTCGGCTTCCCAGCGCGCCTTGCGTTCAGCAACTACATTCGGGTCGTCCAAAACCGGCGCGTTCAGCTCGTTCAAATTCAGATCGGCAATGATCTCGTCGCCGCCTTCGACCAGAGCAATAGGTCCGCCCAGTGCCGCTTCTGGCCCGACATGCCCAATGACCAGCCCGACCGATCCGCCCGAAAAACGCGCGTCGGTCATCAGAGCCACCGTGATCCCCCGTTCGCGGCACAGGGTCGTGATCCGTGCTGTAGCGTCCAGCATCTCGGGCATGCCCGGCGCGCCTGACGGCCCTTCGTATCGCACAATGATCATATCATTGTCTTCAAATCCCATTGGGTTGGTGTCGAGCATCTCAAGCAGGCGGGCTTCGCCCTCGAACACCCTCGCTTTACCTCGGAACACGTTGTCCTCAAGTCCGCGCTCGACACCTGCAAGCTTCAAAATGGCGCTGAATTCCGGTGACAGATTACCGCCCAGAAGGCGCAGGCCACCCGTTTCTTTAAAGGGTGCTGACACAGGATAGATCACCGTGCCGTCCGGTGCGGCAGCGCCCAGACGTTCGACCTGTTCCGCCAGAGTTTCGCCAGTGCACGTCGGCGCGTCGCCATTGACCATGCCAGCGTCGATCAGTTCCTTGACGATCACCTGCACACCGCCGACCCTGTCGATGTCCACCATCGAATAGCGGCCGTAGGGTCGTGCGTCTGTCAGGACCGGAACAATTTTTTGAGACCATTCATTGAACTCTTCTGGCGTGACAATGTCTTTCCAGAAATTCGCGTAACCTGCTGCACGTGCGATCTCGGGCGCGTGCAGAACCACGTTGGTCGAGCCGCCGATTGCCATCGCAACAGTCAACGCGTTGCGCAGTGAGTCGCGCCCGACGATGTCGCGGGGTCGCGTGCCGTTTTCAATCAACTTGGCAAGGTAGCCTACCAACTGCGACGGAAACTCTGCCATGCGGCGCGGGTCGTCCGAAGGCGGTGCCACCATATGCAATGGCTGCATGCCCACAACGCCGATAAAGGTCTGCATCGTATTGTAGGTGAAAATCCCGCCGCACGATCCGATGCCGGGGCAGGCAAGGCAGGCGATGCGTTTGCGGTATGCTGCGTCCTCGCTCCCGGCGACTTGATAGGCGGCGATGATGTCCAGCATTTCGCCGGTTTCCGGGTCTTTCGAAGGATGAATGGACCCATCGGACATCATGATCGCAGGCTGGTTGTGTTCAAGCAAAGCAGCCAGCGTACCAACCGGTGGCTTGTCACATGCCACCACGGCAATTGTGCCCCCCAAGCCGGAGGCTGAGAGATGTTCGGAAAACACGTCGTTGGTCACTTCGCGCCCGATGAGTGAATAGCGCATTTCGCGCGTTCCATTACGGATGCCATCAGATGTCGCGATAGAGTATTCGGGCTGAACAAGACGCATGGCGATCTTGCCTGCGTCTTTGCCAATCTGGTCTCGCAGTGCTGCATGTATTGCTTCGACTTTGGGCTGCACGCCAAGATAGCACTGGCTGTCGCCTTTTGTGCCCACAACCCCAACAGAGGGCGCATGGATCAAATCCTCGTCCGTGCCAAGCTCGCGCGCAATGCCATAAGCCTGAGAGTTGCGTCCAGGATGGTCGTCGATCAGTACAGGATTCTTAGCCACGAGGTTCCTCCAATATCTACTTCTGAGCGGAACCTGTTTTTATCGGCTCCGCCAGTCAGTGTGCGCAGGCAGGTATGAAAGTTCTTAAGCAGTGAAACGCATACGAGTGGTTCCGTCAATGAAACTCAAATTGGCGTCGTTTGCTTAAAATATCTCGGGCCGTGTCTTACGGCAGTGTGACGTCGACCCAGACCAACCGGTGCCTGCTTGCTTGATCCGCGTACTCCCGCAGCGGTGCATCTTCCTTGGGCCATAGAACGCCTGAATCCAAGACACGCAGGTCGCGGGACGGCAAAACAAAATCAACGCGCATTTCACCCGTGGCTTTCCAGTCGACCGTTGCGGTTGACCCTGTTGGATCTGTTGGCAATGGGTCCTGTACAACGGGATTTTCCAAAAGGGTGTGAATGGCCTGTTTGTGGCCCTCGCCGCGCGACGGGTCCAGATTGGCATCCCCGGCGATGACGAAGGGATCTTTGGGAACCGGTCCCAAATCGCCGTTCAGCAGGACGGACCAGAACCGAATCTCATCCCTATTGCGCAGACCGTTGCGATCTTCTGGCCCATCGAAAACCGGGGGCGCCGCGTGAAAGGTCATCAGGTCGAGCCGCCCAAACGGGGTATCAATGGGCACCACCCAATGCGCGGTTGAAGACAGGCGTTGCGTTTTGTGCGCTGTTTCAGACGGGAAGGGGTGGTCATCCACAAAGGGTAAAACCGCGCCCGGAAGATCTTGCCAAAGCAGTTCAGAGAAATCCAAAACCTCGTCGGTTACGATTTCATAACGGGATAGAATCGCCAGCCCGCCCTGTCCGGTGAATTGGCCCCAACCCTGCGCGTCACCGGGGCCTTGTGTGCGACCGTCGCCGTCCAGATCCAGCGGTGTTTCCAAGCCAGCGTTGGGCCGCGCAGCATAGAAGTAGCCATAATCTACACCAGCATTGCGCAGTTTCTGGGACAAGGCTTGGATCGCGGCCCCTTCCAGATCCCAGTCGATACCTTGTAGGGCGATAATGTCAGGTCGTGCAGCTGAAATTACACTGACAACCGCAAGAACCTGCGGGTCATCCCTGCCAATGTCCCGCAGCAAAAGCGCGGGGCCTTTTCGGCTAAGTTCGGTATTGTAGGTGGCGATGCGCACGACTTCTGCCTGCGCCGCGAACGGCAACAGAAACAGGACAAGTGCGCGGATCATGCGGCCTGTGTTGTCTCGCTTGTTGAATAAGCACGGCGCTTTTCAACGATCAGACCCGCGATACGCAGGGTTGCGACACCGCGCATGATCATGCTGGCGGGCAGGAAAGCCCAAGCGCTCATCGTCCAGATCAGTGTCTGGGGATTGTTCAGAGATATAGGGGCGATCACGCTGCTCATCAGTTTGATGACGGCCGGAATGAGGAAGGGCAGCAGAATGCCGATACAGATGTTCAGGCGGCCATCTCGTTGCAGTCGGGTAACGACATCTCCGCCTATGGTGGGGTCAAACAGTGGAAGGTTCGTCCACACGTTGAAGGCCCCATTACCGGTTGGCCATCCACGAACTTTGACCGCATATGCAAAGCTGGCGATGGTCACCAGAGCCGCGACATAAGCTACGCCGGCTGTAACCCGGACCAGTTCGATCAGCGACTGGCTGGCATCCGCTGGCAGCATTAGCACGATCAAGCGCACCGGTGAATAAGGGAAGTCCACCACATTGGCGACCGCAACACCGACGCCATAAGCGAATGCTGTCAGTTCGGTTGGATCAAAAATGTTTTTGCAGATCAGTGTAAGGAACGTGACCATCGACATCAGGCCAACAAACCGGAGTCGGTTTACCGGCGGCGCATCGCGGAATTCGATAAAGCTGGGAAAGGCCGAGTTATACTCGGCGAACGTCAGTATGAACGCGAGGATCGCGAGGAAGACCAGAATCTCGGTCCCATTCGTCGATGATACAGGCAGGTACAACGCGGGAGTCAGCACCATCAGTGCCACAAGTACTCCGCGTATCGCCGCCCCTGTTGTGCGTGCAATCACATTCCGAACCCTTTTTCAAACCAGACCAGCCGATCTTTGCCGACTTGAATCCAACTTGTGCCCGTCTCCTCTCGTCTTTGCGACGGATGCCTCGTTAGCGCCAAGATGGACGATAAGCGGCATTTCGCTCAAGACAGGGTGCAGAAAACACGTGATTTCGGGCAAAAAGATGGCGCAACTGGTGCGGGATTGCATCAATTTGGACGCAAATCCGACGTGTATCTCAAAATGAGACCAAGATGTTGTGGTTGTTCAAAAATCAACCCCAAGAATGAGAAAGGGGCCGCCTAGGCGACCCCGTTAGGTTGAGTATCCACAGATTCGCCCCCAGAATCAGACCCAGGGACGGGCTTGACTGGCGTGATCTTCGAATTTGTCGATGTGGTGGTCTTTTTCCATTGTCAGGCCAATATCGTCCAGACCGTTCAGCAAGCAGTGCTTGCGGTGCGGGTCGATGTCGAATTCGATCACCACTCCGTCCGAAGTGGTGATCTGCTGATCTTCCAGATGAACGGTCATGCGGGCGTTTTCACCCTTGTGCGCGTCTTCCATCAGAATCGCGTGATGCTCTTCCTCGACCACGATGGGCAGGATGCCGTTCTTGAAGCAGTTGTTAAAGAAGATGTCGGCAAAGCTGGTCGAGATCACAACCTTGATGCCGAAATCCTTGATCGCCCAGGGCGCGTGTTCGCGGGAAGAGCCGCAGCCGAAATTATCGCCAGCGACCAGAATCTCGGTCTGGCGATAGGCGGGTTTGTTCAGAACGAAATCTTCGTTTTCGCCGCCATGATCATGGTAGCGCATTTCGTCAAACAGAACGACGCCCAGGCCGGACCGTTTGATGGTTTTCAGGTGCACTTTGGGAATGATCATATCCGTGTCGATATTGATCAATGGCATTGGGGCGGCCACCCCGTGGACTTTTTCAAACTTTTCCATGTTCACACTCCTGCGAGAGAGGGCCGCGCCCGTGTCCCGCGTTTAAGCTTCTTTTGTTTCGTCTTTGGGTGCGTTCTTGACGAAGAACGCCATGAAGACCAATCCGAACCCGTTGAACAGCATCTCGATGCCCAGGAAGATCCCCAGTATACTCAGCAATGCCTGTGGCTCCTGCCCGACATAGCTCCAGATGATACCGGCAAGGATGATCGACAAGATGCCCGAGATCATCGTGGGCCAGAAAAACTGTGTTCCTTTCATCTGGAACGACAGAATGACCCGCGCGATGCCGCCTGCCATGAACAGGATCAGCATCACGGTCGCCAGCGTCAGCGTGCCTTGCAGCGGGTGATCCAGAAAGGACCAGCCCAGAAACAGCATGACTGCACCCATGATGAGCGACAGGATCTTGTTGCCGGTGCCTTCAACGGTGAAACCGCCGACAACCTGCAAGGCGCCCGAGATCAGAAGCAACGCTCCTGTCACGACCGTAACGGCCACAGACGCCACAATTGGCGCGCCCAGCACAAAGATGCCGAACGCTATGGA
The genomic region above belongs to Ruegeria sp. HKCCD4315 and contains:
- a CDS encoding dihydroxy-acid dehydratase, giving the protein MAKNPVLIDDHPGRNSQAYGIARELGTDEDLIHAPSVGVVGTKGDSQCYLGVQPKVEAIHAALRDQIGKDAGKIAMRLVQPEYSIATSDGIRNGTREMRYSLIGREVTNDVFSEHLSASGLGGTIAVVACDKPPVGTLAALLEHNQPAIMMSDGSIHPSKDPETGEMLDIIAAYQVAGSEDAAYRKRIACLACPGIGSCGGIFTYNTMQTFIGVVGMQPLHMVAPPSDDPRRMAEFPSQLVGYLAKLIENGTRPRDIVGRDSLRNALTVAMAIGGSTNVVLHAPEIARAAGYANFWKDIVTPEEFNEWSQKIVPVLTDARPYGRYSMVDIDRVGGVQVIVKELIDAGMVNGDAPTCTGETLAEQVERLGAAAPDGTVIYPVSAPFKETGGLRLLGGNLSPEFSAILKLAGVERGLEDNVFRGKARVFEGEARLLEMLDTNPMGFEDNDMIIVRYEGPSGAPGMPEMLDATARITTLCRERGITVALMTDARFSGGSVGLVIGHVGPEAALGGPIALVEGGDEIIADLNLNELNAPVLDDPNVVAERKARWEAEVAGNGGVHPNCGTADTRLLHRMRSSAVPAVRGGGMHPDRELWVNTPREPQLSGFLPTNRSRS
- a CDS encoding endonuclease/exonuclease/phosphatase family protein, with amino-acid sequence MIRALVLFLLPFAAQAEVVRIATYNTELSRKGPALLLRDIGRDDPQVLAVVSVISAARPDIIALQGIDWDLEGAAIQALSQKLRNAGVDYGYFYAARPNAGLETPLDLDGDGRTQGPGDAQGWGQFTGQGGLAILSRYEIVTDEVLDFSELLWQDLPGAVLPFVDDHPFPSETAHKTQRLSSTAHWVVPIDTPFGRLDLMTFHAAPPVFDGPEDRNGLRNRDEIRFWSVLLNGDLGPVPKDPFVIAGDANLDPSRGEGHKQAIHTLLENPVVQDPLPTDPTGSTATVDWKATGEMRVDFVLPSRDLRVLDSGVLWPKEDAPLREYADQASRHRLVWVDVTLP
- a CDS encoding P-II family nitrogen regulator, which produces MKLIIATIKPFKLEEVREALTQAGVRGMMVTEIKGFGSQSGHTEIYRGAEYAVNFVPKIKLEIVVPATMADQIVETITNTAKTGKIGDGKIFVLDVEQALRVRTGETNEEAL
- the leuD gene encoding 3-isopropylmalate dehydratase small subunit, whose amino-acid sequence is MEKFEKVHGVAAPMPLINIDTDMIIPKVHLKTIKRSGLGVVLFDEMRYHDHGGENEDFVLNKPAYRQTEILVAGDNFGCGSSREHAPWAIKDFGIKVVISTSFADIFFNNCFKNGILPIVVEEEHHAILMEDAHKGENARMTVHLEDQQITTSDGVVIEFDIDPHRKHCLLNGLDDIGLTMEKDHHIDKFEDHASQARPWV
- a CDS encoding HdeD family acid-resistance protein, whose translation is MSDWIKWLLLGLLSIAFGIFVLGAPIVASVAVTVVTGALLLISGALQVVGGFTVEGTGNKILSLIMGAVMLFLGWSFLDHPLQGTLTLATVMLILFMAGGIARVILSFQMKGTQFFWPTMISGILSIILAGIIWSYVGQEPQALLSILGIFLGIEMLFNGFGLVFMAFFVKNAPKDETKEA
- a CDS encoding redoxin domain-containing protein; amino-acid sequence: MLTPGNPVPALKIETVAHGRFDLEADKGENGTLVIQYRGLHCPICIKQMTEVEAALDDFAALGVEVIMITTDTAERAAETAEKAGAKRLRVGHSLPLAAAREDWGLNISTKREGSAEPDLFAEPGHFYIAPDQTLYYAWQQTTPFGRPSMADIAGGLKFTLGNNYPARGTYTGPL
- the leuB gene encoding 3-isopropylmalate dehydrogenase, whose translation is MSNPSLLILPGDGIGPEVMAEVRRIIDWFSTNRGLQFEVSEDLVGGAAYDAHGKPLSDETMAKAQEVDAVLLGAVGGPKYDDLDFSLKPERGLLRLRKEMDLYSNLRPAQCFDALADFSSLKKDIVAGLDIMIVRELTSGVYFGEPRGIFEEGNERVGINTQRYTESEIERAARSAFELAMRRNKKLCSMEKANVMESGILWREVVNRVAADYPEVELSHMYADNGAMQLVRAPKQFDVILTDNLFGDILSDCAAMLTGSLGMLPSASLGAPMANGRPKAMYEPVHGSAPDIAGEGKANPIACILSFAMALRYSFDQGEEADRLEAAIEKVLADGVRTGDLLADEGVTPVSTTEMGDAILAALDASV
- a CDS encoding transglycosylase domain-containing protein — translated: MTESKRQKPRLVADKRYPSKGRKPSAPKRPSGKKSTARKTTTRKTTRKTKRKRSGGNGGGFFRRLFRWIWRLIWGLTWRVGAIVVALIALAVGIVYTTLPDVDALLDGRARGSVTLLDRDGKVFAWRGDQFGGVITADTVSPHLKNAVIATEDKRFYRHFGVSPRGVASAVRINLSEGRGPLSGHGGSTITQQTAKLLCLGEPYDPSEWESEAAYEADCRQGSLWRKAKEAVYAMAMEVKYSKDEVLTIYLNRAFLGAGARGFEAASQRYFGKSAAEVSPAEAAMLAGLLVAPTRYAPTNNLQRSQDRARLVIGLMEDQGYLTAAQASEARTRPAELSEAAAARAGGYFADWVMASGPEFFTRNTTEDVVIRTTLDQRIQTSAEEALKFIFQEKVREGSEAQAAIVVMSADGAVRGMVGGRKTRVSGAFNRATQALRQTGSSFKPFVYATALELGYSPLDTVIDEPYCVNIPGSGQWCPKNYTNKFYGQVTLADALMNSLNIPAVKVAEISGLDNVRTVASGFGIASDLAQGPALALGASESTLIEMTGAYAGILNGGSAVEPYGLTELKLLGDDTPVMVTTTGIGERVINDAAAKQLTWMMERVVSEGTGGRAKLPGWQVAGKTGTTQAARDAWFIGFTADYVTGVWMGYDDNTPLSGVTGGGLPAEIWKETMLRVTEGMTPTPLPMMAPEPPVQVAQPQPRRRGGGFAEDINNLLRNIFGGN
- a CDS encoding epimerase, producing MPQSVLILGATGRFGRNAALAFRNVGWTVHSFDRTRDTLEQAARGVDVIVNGWNPSYPDWARLVPGLHQQVIKVAEETGATVLVPGNVYVFGPEAPGPWYGGTPHKARNPLGRVRIEMEEAYRRSTARTIILRAGDFIDTCASGNWFDQVMIKHLAKGRLVYPGNPDIPHAWAYLPDLAHAAVLLAEKRHELPRFCDVPFEGYTLTGSQIARALSRVTGRSIAVKPMQWWPLHLARPFWRMAPHLVEMRYLWQVPHQLDGTHLTELLGAVPQTDLDVALCSAIPTQLVAPPPATRSVGGGLLKAANN
- a CDS encoding LysR family transcriptional regulator, giving the protein MDKALTHADWSLIQSFLAVAETGSLSAAARQLERSQPTLGRQIQTLEAELEVSLFERHARGLKLSDVGHQLLPMAQQMHTAMNAFSMTAAGQSQQLDGTVRITASVFASNHILPPILAHIRQQEPAIQLELVATDATENLLFREADIAVRMYRPEQMDILTRHLGEISLCFCAAKSYLDRAGRPTSPEEVFQHDLVGFDADDRIIASMQERGWNVGRDAFATRCDHQTVYWELIRAGCGLGFSQIQVAEADPLVEILDIGVEIKKMPVWLAAPQAMRQTPRIRRVWDLLAEGLKASL